A region from the Lytechinus variegatus isolate NC3 chromosome 6, Lvar_3.0, whole genome shotgun sequence genome encodes:
- the LOC121417029 gene encoding dynein light chain 2, cytoplasmic-like, with protein MTERKAVIKNADMSEDMQSDAVECATQAMEKFNIEKDIAAYIKKEFDKKYNPTWHCIVGRNFGSYVTHETKHFIYFYLGQVAVLLFKSG; from the coding sequence ATGACTGAACGCAAGGCCGTGATCAAGAACGCTGATATGTCGGAGGACATGCAGAGCGATGCCGTCGAGTGCGCCACCCAGGCCATGGAGAAGTTCAACATCGAGAAGGACATCGCTGCCTACATCAAGAAGGAGTTCGACAAGAAGTATAACCCGACCTGGCATTGCATTGTGGGCCGTAACTTCGGCAGCTACGTCACACACGAGACCAAGCATTTCATTTACTTCTACCTTGGGCAGGTGGCCGTCCTTCTCTTCAAATCCGGATAA